AAAAAATTCGTTATTATTGTTTAAAGCATCTCGAGGATTAAAATTTGAAGAAATGATCGAAGCTATTAGTACAAATGAAAATTAGATTGCAGTAAAGCAATAGATAAATTTATTAAAATAAACAAACGTATTGATTCATCCAATCTATTTGGACGGTTATGTATGAGGAGGAAAGAAAGTGAATTTAACTGTTTTATTAATCACATTAGCGATTGCATTTCTCATTACCGTTCTTTTATCTCCAATATTTATTCCATTTTTAAGAAGATTAAAGTTTGGGCAAAGCATTAGAGAAGAAGGACCAAAATCACATTTGAAAAAAACTGGTACACCTACAATGGGTGGTATCATGATTATATTTAGTGTAATTATTACATCGATTATAATGGCTTCAAGAGTAAGTGAATCTGGCATCGGCTATGAATTATGGCTGCTGGTATTTGTTATCTTTGGGTATGGTTTACTTGGATTTCTTGATGATTTCATTAAAGTAGCAATGAAACGGAACCTTGGGTTAACTTCACTTCAAAAGCTGTTTGGTCAAATCGTTATTGCACTTGTATTTTACTTTATTTTACGTAATCAAGGGTTCTCAACTGCAGTACAAATACCTGGAACGGATATACAATGGGAGCTTGGTTGGGGATATGCACTGTTAATTATATTTATGCTTGTCGGGGCATCCAACGCTGTAAACTTAACAGATGGTCTAGATGGACTATTAGCAGGTACAGCCGCAATTGCATTTGGAGCATTTGCTATACTTGCTTGGTACGGCACCGGACAAAATGAAGCAGCTGTTTTTGCGTTGGCTGTCGTTGGAGCATTACTCGGATTTCTAGTATTTAATGCACACCCAGCAAAGGTGTTCATGGGAGATACAGGGTCACTCGCACTTGGAGGAGCTATTGCAGCTATTTCAATTCTATTGAAAATGGAAATTCTGTTAGTAATTATTGGTGGTGTCTTTGTAATTGAAACACTCTCCGTAATTATTCAGGTGATTTCCTTTAAGACAACAGGAAAGCGTGTATTTAAAATGAGTCCATTACATCACCATTATGAATTGCTTGGTTGGTCAGAATGGCGAGTTGTAACGACATTTTGGTTAGTAGGACTTTTATTTGCCGCGCTTGGCATTTACATTGAGGTGGGCTTATGAGAAAACTGAAAGACTTTCCATATTCTAACGTAGTTGTTTTAGGTCTTGCACGAAGCGGGACAGCAGCAGCACAAATCTTGCTAGCAAACAATAGGACAATTCGCGTTAATGATAAACAAGCAACAGAGCAGGATGACGTTGTTATACAATTAAAAGAGATGGGTGCTGAAGTTATTATTGGCTCCCATCCTATTTCCGTTTTAGATGGTATGGACATTGTTGTTAAAAATCCTGGTATTTCCTACGATAATCCGATTGTTGCGGAAGCGATGAAGCGTAATATTCCTATTATTACGGAAATTGAATTGGCCTATCATTTATTTGATGGACCAATCATCGGAGTGACGGGCTCAAATGGAAAAACTACAACGACTACATTAGTTACGGATATGCTCAAGAAAAGCGACCAACCAGTTAGAGTAGCTGGAAATATTGGTATTGTAGCTACAGAAGCTGTGCAATCGATGGAAAATAATGAAAGACTTGTGCTTGAACTATCATCATTTCAATTGCAAGGTACTGAAAAATTCAGACCGACAACAGCAATTTTATTAAATATATTTGAAGCACATTTGGATTACCATAAAACGTTAACCAATTATAAACAGGCGAAATTTAATATCTTTAGAAACCAGACTGAAAACGACTACCTGATTTATAATGCAGAGGATAAGGCCATTACAGAGGAAGTAAAGGATGCCCGTGCAAAGCTCGTTCCTTTTTCAGTTCAGCAAAAACTGGAAACAGGTGCCTGGATTGATGACAAGTATGTTTATTTCAGGAATGAAAAAATAATTGAGTTGAATAAAATCGTATTAGTCGGAGAGCATAATCTACAAAATATTTTAGCTGCAATCGCTGCTGCAAAGTTAAACGGTGCGACTAACGAAGGTATTTACCAGGTGTTAACAACCTTTTCAGGTGTAGAGCATCGTTTACAATTTGTTGAAAATGTTAATGGAAGACTTTTTTACAATGATTCAAAAGCAACAAATATACTGGCAACTCAAAAAGCATTAGATTCATTTAAGCAATCAACAATTCTTTTAGCAGGCGGACTTGACCGCGGGAATGCATTTACCGATCTGCAGCCACATCTGAAGCATGTTCGAGCAATGGTCGTCTTCGGTCAAACTGCAAGCAAGCTAAAAGAGCTGGCAGATGATGCTGGGATAGATACTGTAATTGAATCTCAGAATGTTGAAGAAGCAGTAAACGCTGCATATTCGATTTCAATGGAAAATGAAGTTATTCTTTTGTCCCCGGCATGTGCAAGCTGGGATCAATATCGAACGTTTGAAGAAAGAGGAGACATGTTTGTACAAGCCGTGCATAAGCTAATGTAGGGGCAAATACAAATATGGTTCAGCTGGTCAGAAGCTGAACAAAAAGAAGTTATCTATAATTAGTATTTTCATTTTCGAAAAACAATATAGTGCAAATTGCAAATGCCCCTAGTCCAATACTGGAAAAGGGGTGTTTTTTTGTTAAACAAACTATTAAAGGAGCAAAGAAAGCCAGATCTTCCTTTGCTTTTTATTATCGTTATTTTGTTAGTAGTAGGCATTATCATGGTATACAGTTCATCTTACGTGTGGTCTGATTACAAATTTGATGATTCCTTTTATTACTTAAAAAGACAACTGCTGTTTGCTGGAGCAGGAGTAGTGGCAATGTTTTTCTTTATGGTTATTCCTTATTATACTTGGAAAAAATACGCGAATATTATTCTTTTAATCTGCTTTTTATTGTTACTGCTAGTATTAATCCCTGGGATCGGTTTAGTGCGTGGGGGAGCGCAGAGTTGGATTGGGGTTGGAGCATTTAGTATTCAACCATCTGAATTTATGAAACTGGGCTTAATTATTTTTCTTGCTGCAATTCTATCGGCAAATCAAAAGTATATAGCTTCATTTAAAAAAGGCTTTTTCCCATGTGTTTTACTTGTTTTTAGTGCTTTTGGCCTTATTATGCTGCAGCCAGATCTTGGCACTGGAATGGTCCTTGTTCTTACCTGTATGATTATGATTTTTGCTGCTGGGGCCAGGTTATCTCATT
This region of Oceanobacillus sp. FSL K6-2867 genomic DNA includes:
- the mraY gene encoding phospho-N-acetylmuramoyl-pentapeptide-transferase, encoding MNLTVLLITLAIAFLITVLLSPIFIPFLRRLKFGQSIREEGPKSHLKKTGTPTMGGIMIIFSVIITSIIMASRVSESGIGYELWLLVFVIFGYGLLGFLDDFIKVAMKRNLGLTSLQKLFGQIVIALVFYFILRNQGFSTAVQIPGTDIQWELGWGYALLIIFMLVGASNAVNLTDGLDGLLAGTAAIAFGAFAILAWYGTGQNEAAVFALAVVGALLGFLVFNAHPAKVFMGDTGSLALGGAIAAISILLKMEILLVIIGGVFVIETLSVIIQVISFKTTGKRVFKMSPLHHHYELLGWSEWRVVTTFWLVGLLFAALGIYIEVGL
- the murD gene encoding UDP-N-acetylmuramoyl-L-alanine--D-glutamate ligase, with the protein product MRKLKDFPYSNVVVLGLARSGTAAAQILLANNRTIRVNDKQATEQDDVVIQLKEMGAEVIIGSHPISVLDGMDIVVKNPGISYDNPIVAEAMKRNIPIITEIELAYHLFDGPIIGVTGSNGKTTTTTLVTDMLKKSDQPVRVAGNIGIVATEAVQSMENNERLVLELSSFQLQGTEKFRPTTAILLNIFEAHLDYHKTLTNYKQAKFNIFRNQTENDYLIYNAEDKAITEEVKDARAKLVPFSVQQKLETGAWIDDKYVYFRNEKIIELNKIVLVGEHNLQNILAAIAAAKLNGATNEGIYQVLTTFSGVEHRLQFVENVNGRLFYNDSKATNILATQKALDSFKQSTILLAGGLDRGNAFTDLQPHLKHVRAMVVFGQTASKLKELADDAGIDTVIESQNVEEAVNAAYSISMENEVILLSPACASWDQYRTFEERGDMFVQAVHKLM
- the spoVE gene encoding stage V sporulation protein E, which produces MLNKLLKEQRKPDLPLLFIIVILLVVGIIMVYSSSYVWSDYKFDDSFYYLKRQLLFAGAGVVAMFFFMVIPYYTWKKYANIILLICFLLLLLVLIPGIGLVRGGAQSWIGVGAFSIQPSEFMKLGLIIFLAAILSANQKYIASFKKGFFPCVLLVFSAFGLIMLQPDLGTGMVLVLTCMIMIFAAGARLSHFFGLAAIGMLGFIGLIASAPYRISRITAFLNPWEDPLGDGFQIIQSLYAIGPGGLMGLGLGNSLQKYFYLPEPQTDFIFAILGEELGFIGGTVIIIMFFLLLWRGIKISLEAPDLFGRFLALGIAGMLAIQAMINISVVIGLIPVTGITLPFLSYGGSSLTLTLCSVGILLNISIYSKI